In Trichocoleus desertorum NBK24, the following are encoded in one genomic region:
- a CDS encoding cadmium resistance transporter, whose product MTQPGIWVAFTSGVMAFIATNLDDLLLLTLFFSQVNSTFRKRHVVIGQYLGFMVLIVASLPGFLGGLVISSAWVGLLGLVPIALGINQLWHRESATSDGQAIHLVSDSSASGSPAASPQVAASTDWRSFFNPKIYAVAVTTIANGGDNIGIYVPLFASSDRHGLGIILLVFLGLVGLWCLIAQQLTRHPSVIQLITRYGNTFVPIILICLGVFIMFERGTFNLFFPSLGS is encoded by the coding sequence GTGACTCAGCCAGGAATTTGGGTGGCCTTCACTTCGGGGGTAATGGCCTTTATCGCAACGAATCTTGATGATCTTTTGTTGCTAACCTTGTTTTTCTCGCAGGTTAACTCAACCTTCCGGAAGCGTCATGTGGTCATAGGGCAGTACCTAGGCTTTATGGTGCTCATTGTGGCGAGCTTGCCAGGGTTTTTAGGTGGCTTGGTGATTTCTTCTGCCTGGGTGGGGCTGCTAGGACTGGTTCCGATCGCCTTGGGGATCAACCAATTATGGCATCGTGAATCCGCAACGAGTGATGGGCAGGCTATCCACCTGGTTAGTGATAGCTCGGCTAGTGGCTCTCCGGCTGCATCCCCTCAAGTAGCGGCTTCTACCGATTGGCGGAGTTTTTTTAATCCCAAAATTTACGCAGTTGCAGTCACCACGATTGCGAATGGGGGTGACAACATTGGCATCTATGTCCCCTTATTTGCCAGTAGCGATCGCCACGGTTTGGGGATCATACTTTTAGTCTTTTTGGGGCTAGTAGGACTTTGGTGTTTGATCGCACAACAGTTAACTCGTCACCCTTCAGTCATCCAATTAATTACCCGTTATGGTAATACATTTGTTCCAATTATTTTGATTTGCTTAGGTGTTTTTATCATGTTTGAAAGAGGGACTTTTAACTTGTTTTTCCCATCTTTAGGTAGCTGA
- a CDS encoding DUF3288 family protein encodes MAANSESKDQQHPLWSRDRQVISGLIEAEASDYNLVELARLRIRYKGFPGARDIQADLDKALAQWQLSEEELFAKTRDIHAAAQVYKGRGSQRDDWS; translated from the coding sequence ATGGCCGCCAACTCAGAAAGCAAAGACCAGCAACACCCCCTATGGAGTCGCGATCGCCAAGTCATTAGTGGCTTAATCGAAGCAGAAGCCAGTGACTATAACTTGGTTGAGCTAGCACGGCTACGCATTCGCTACAAAGGCTTTCCCGGCGCACGGGATATTCAGGCAGACCTCGACAAAGCTCTGGCCCAGTGGCAACTAAGCGAGGAAGAGTTATTTGCCAAAACCAGAGACATTCATGCTGCGGCTCAGGTTTATAAGGGTCGTGGCTCCCAACGAGATGATTGGAGTTAA